The following proteins are encoded in a genomic region of Bernardetia sp. MNP-M8:
- a CDS encoding AAA domain-containing protein: MITPNFLSYVNRKLKTGNLEYIHLNALPKNHATRLDAYQFNQIEEGLADKFIQELFEKQGMRFTLSLTSLQDDSSSEIKSNFDKIAKRLDTINHQNNDDYQEYGVRTFGFGYPLVIRRSKHNPNKVIKAPLIIWRMYLEKSIHQINEWKIVRTEEDPILLNEVLINHLEQEEKIVFKAAVEEYLNEDILTFTQLKNICNTIMERFNLENVEDFQEPHIDAIPTIDEDAFTHFPKIIWSGVFGLYRIQKEGIIQDVDYVMSHFNNFRFENLIPDPYQTSTLSSIATDPSQEKILHSLAKKTVRVIQGPPGTGKSQALTAIITNTIESGAKCLVVCEKKTALDVIRQNLEDLGCGEFCISIEDTTKDRRTVIAKVRNAAEQIEEYRHNFREKEYEIALNNYNQLKRDINRRHKAVLKKIFGDDCWKDVVGKYMHSQRIGENISLKHLLDRSEYSFDYEEFELYTKKIKEGYYLFKQVAAENHPLEQLNDQLFQGTFLHTQRIEIEESLNRVIRESQEVIDTYTTHKTIYGEEFKDNRVFRNNSIMIFSFVSRKHDKVKNFKQEFLKQYQEFVDKQQEIKYFDVEFPNKEGVENFETLYKSILAYQEKMKSILVGIDDFQEYYKWKHFFISLKTPQRNVFTALIKAKSNDWANTFESWYLDNVLFKYEQEIGPFQQDDHLIEELNQLTEKLKKMQVDKIIAHWLSIQKTALEKFKLKGGNINTLYNYKKNKQNKRKNSLRKIIHTDFQLFSSFFPVILVSPTVASSILPMKEGLFEVVIFDEASQLRLEDTFSSYLRGNYRIISGDVHQTPPTNYFGRDILLDIDLEDKETHEEAPLVIKPDSRELADKESLLQFALDAGYEKSYLDFHYRSRHPFLIEFSNSAFYGSRLMLMPERFAYKPIRFLQADGIYDKNRTNMTEAKMIVDILFGHICENSYGDCPTIGIATFNIEQRNLIIELIQKTCQGNKELLKRYEKIKEDGFFVKNLENMQGDERDIILISTTFGKNEEGVFKQYFGPLNLSKGYKLLNVLVTRAKYQVYVCTSIPSSYYNRYAKELALRGNTGRAILYAYLAYAQAIEENESKKRRAILELLEKYCLEGERFDKVQNQFSPFKEELYHRLSEQFGEECVEAEYQFGSLKLDFVIKAHKAGKPILAIECDGAMHHNTEEAYIHDIYRGKIITERMKIHYYRIWTTNWWINAKKEMKNLVDFVNSIDEDKLPKKSLSTMTAMEEFLDRPLNLESIGENLSKIKPHGEQEKL; encoded by the coding sequence ATGATTACTCCAAATTTTCTCAGCTACGTTAATCGTAAACTAAAAACAGGCAATTTAGAATATATTCATCTAAATGCGTTACCTAAAAATCATGCTACTCGTCTTGATGCTTATCAATTTAATCAAATAGAGGAAGGTTTGGCAGATAAATTTATACAAGAGTTGTTTGAAAAACAAGGGATGCGATTTACCCTTTCGCTTACTTCTTTGCAAGATGACTCTTCTTCAGAAATAAAATCTAATTTTGATAAGATAGCTAAAAGGTTAGATACCATAAATCATCAAAACAATGATGATTATCAAGAATATGGTGTACGTACATTTGGTTTTGGTTATCCTCTTGTTATTCGTAGAAGTAAACATAATCCAAATAAAGTAATAAAAGCTCCTCTTATTATTTGGCGTATGTATTTAGAAAAATCTATTCATCAGATTAATGAATGGAAAATAGTTCGTACAGAAGAAGACCCTATTTTGCTCAACGAAGTTCTAATCAATCATTTGGAACAAGAGGAAAAGATAGTTTTTAAAGCTGCAGTAGAAGAATATCTAAATGAAGACATTCTCACTTTTACACAACTAAAAAATATTTGTAATACAATAATGGAACGTTTCAATCTTGAAAATGTAGAAGATTTTCAAGAGCCACATATTGATGCTATTCCTACTATTGATGAAGATGCTTTTACACATTTTCCAAAAATAATTTGGTCAGGTGTTTTTGGACTTTATAGAATTCAGAAAGAAGGAATTATACAAGATGTAGACTATGTGATGTCACATTTTAATAATTTTAGATTCGAAAATCTAATTCCAGACCCTTATCAGACTTCTACTTTATCTAGTATAGCTACTGACCCTAGCCAAGAAAAAATATTACATTCGCTTGCAAAAAAAACTGTTCGTGTCATACAAGGTCCTCCTGGAACAGGAAAAAGTCAGGCACTGACAGCCATTATTACCAATACCATTGAAAGTGGTGCTAAGTGTTTGGTTGTCTGTGAGAAAAAAACAGCATTGGATGTTATTCGTCAAAATTTAGAAGATTTAGGCTGTGGAGAGTTTTGTATTTCTATTGAAGATACTACTAAAGATAGACGAACAGTTATTGCAAAGGTCAGAAATGCAGCTGAGCAAATAGAAGAATATCGTCATAATTTTAGAGAAAAAGAGTATGAAATTGCACTCAATAATTATAATCAACTCAAAAGAGATATTAATAGAAGACATAAAGCTGTTTTAAAGAAGATATTTGGAGATGATTGTTGGAAAGATGTTGTAGGAAAATACATGCACAGCCAACGTATAGGAGAAAATATTTCTTTAAAACATTTGTTAGATAGAAGCGAATATTCATTCGATTATGAAGAGTTTGAATTATATACAAAAAAAATAAAAGAAGGATATTATCTCTTTAAACAAGTTGCTGCCGAAAATCATCCTTTAGAGCAGTTAAATGACCAACTATTTCAAGGAACATTTTTGCATACACAGCGCATAGAAATAGAAGAAAGTTTAAATCGTGTAATTAGAGAGTCTCAAGAAGTTATTGATACCTATACTACTCATAAAACTATTTATGGAGAAGAATTTAAAGACAATAGAGTATTTAGAAATAATTCTATCATGATTTTTTCTTTTGTTTCTCGCAAACATGATAAAGTCAAAAACTTCAAACAAGAATTTCTCAAACAATATCAAGAGTTTGTAGATAAGCAACAAGAAATAAAATATTTTGATGTAGAGTTTCCAAATAAAGAAGGTGTAGAAAATTTTGAAACACTTTACAAATCTATACTTGCTTACCAAGAAAAAATGAAATCTATTTTGGTAGGAATAGATGATTTTCAAGAGTATTATAAGTGGAAACATTTTTTTATTTCATTAAAAACACCACAAAGAAATGTTTTTACTGCGCTCATAAAAGCAAAATCCAATGATTGGGCAAATACCTTTGAGAGCTGGTATTTGGATAATGTTCTCTTTAAATACGAACAAGAAATAGGTCCTTTCCAACAAGATGACCATTTAATAGAAGAACTTAACCAATTAACTGAAAAGCTAAAAAAGATGCAAGTCGATAAGATAATTGCACACTGGCTTAGTATACAAAAAACGGCTTTAGAAAAATTTAAGTTAAAGGGAGGAAATATAAATACACTTTATAATTATAAAAAAAACAAACAAAACAAACGCAAAAATTCACTTCGTAAGATAATCCATACTGATTTTCAGTTATTTAGTAGTTTCTTCCCTGTAATTTTAGTTAGTCCTACAGTAGCTAGTTCGATTCTGCCAATGAAAGAAGGACTCTTTGAAGTTGTTATCTTTGATGAAGCGAGTCAGTTGAGATTAGAAGATACTTTTTCATCTTATTTGCGTGGAAATTATAGAATTATTTCAGGAGATGTACATCAAACTCCTCCTACCAATTATTTTGGAAGAGATATTTTATTAGATATTGATTTAGAAGACAAAGAAACACACGAAGAAGCTCCTTTAGTAATAAAACCTGACTCAAGAGAATTGGCTGATAAAGAATCATTGTTACAATTTGCTTTAGATGCAGGCTATGAGAAATCTTATTTAGATTTTCATTATCGTTCTCGTCATCCGTTCCTAATTGAGTTTTCAAACTCTGCTTTCTATGGTTCAAGGCTTATGCTTATGCCTGAACGTTTTGCGTATAAGCCTATCCGTTTTCTGCAAGCTGATGGTATTTATGATAAAAACAGAACCAATATGACAGAAGCCAAAATGATTGTAGATATTCTGTTTGGACATATTTGTGAGAATAGCTATGGAGATTGTCCAACAATAGGAATAGCTACTTTTAATATAGAACAACGTAATTTGATTATAGAATTAATTCAAAAAACTTGTCAAGGAAATAAAGAACTTCTCAAACGTTATGAAAAAATAAAAGAAGATGGATTTTTTGTCAAAAATTTAGAGAATATGCAAGGCGATGAACGAGATATTATTTTAATTTCTACAACATTTGGTAAAAATGAAGAAGGAGTATTTAAACAATATTTTGGACCTCTAAATCTGTCAAAAGGATACAAATTACTTAATGTTCTGGTTACTAGAGCAAAATATCAGGTGTATGTCTGTACTTCTATTCCTTCTTCTTATTATAATCGTTATGCAAAAGAACTTGCACTTAGAGGAAATACAGGAAGAGCTATTTTATATGCTTACTTAGCTTATGCACAAGCAATAGAAGAAAATGAATCTAAAAAAAGAAGAGCTATTTTGGAGCTTCTAGAAAAATACTGCTTGGAAGGAGAACGTTTTGATAAAGTACAAAACCAGTTTTCTCCATTTAAAGAAGAGTTATATCATCGTCTTTCCGAACAGTTTGGAGAAGAATGTGTCGAAGCTGAATATCAATTTGGAAGTTTGAAATTAGATTTTGTAATAAAAGCCCATAAAGCAGGAAAACCTATTTTAGCTATTGAATGTGATGGAGCTATGCATCATAATACTGAAGAAGCGTATATTCATGATATATATAGAGGAAAAATTATTACTGAAAGAATGAAAATTCATTACTATCGTATCTGGACTACAAACTGGTGGATTAATGCGAAAAAAGAAATGAAAAATTTGGTTGATTTTGTCAATTCTATTGATGAAGACAAATTGCCAAAAAAATCTTTATCTACCATGACAGCTATGGAAGAGTTTTTAGACAGACCATTAAATTTGGAATCTATTGGAGAAAATCTTTCTAAAATAAAACCACATGGAGAACAAGAAAAACTCTAA
- a CDS encoding GlsB/YeaQ/YmgE family stress response membrane protein, translating into MGLLWSIIIGILAGFIAGKLMRGKGLGLIVNLIVGIIGASIGGWLFTKLNIMVEAGFVGSLITSTVGAIVLLFIIGIFTGGNKKR; encoded by the coding sequence ATGGGACTTCTTTGGTCAATTATTATCGGTATTTTGGCTGGCTTTATTGCTGGTAAACTCATGCGTGGAAAGGGCTTAGGTTTGATTGTCAATCTGATTGTCGGAATTATAGGAGCTTCTATTGGAGGGTGGCTTTTTACAAAACTCAATATTATGGTAGAAGCAGGATTTGTAGGAAGTCTTATTACTTCAACAGTAGGTGCAATAGTCTTACTTTTTATAATCGGAATTTTTACTGGAGGAAATAAAAAAAGATAG
- a CDS encoding MG2 domain-containing protein, producing MNPSFNKSYKSILPIMGIVFLLWLVSCATTEKLQVIDQNFGEQIALQQNLTFTFNQAIAKPEQLDVWQEIEYLDINPKVKGKFKWTSPTMLIFSPDEGFAPNTKYQVKLTQNIIAELTKKNIEIDKDKKFEFHTPYLDLSTAQAYWSADANGSPELLLNLLFNYDINPSALNSLLSLSTLGVSETGNGTVANYTLKSNEVGKNVRLVIKPNTSDSKELAGKTISINIKEGLKMTKGDGIAPQMSFKTDIPDPQTFEVTQVTSYKMNGKTIVRVLTNQSVTQNEAQIKDLISINPQLRTEIEKTDAGFLVKADFKDETNYQLTIDQELKGVFGTKLTAEYQHVLLFGGAEKTISFSDGKAAYLTSKGERNIGVNIYGFEKVELEVYKIYENNIQHFLREMVGSYNYDQMDEYYYGNGENDYGDVILKKEMKMTDFKKAGSSYAIDMREIVAADNRPFEGIYYVVVRSPDDRWIKDRQIVCVSDLGFIVRRSEDEIMVFANSIMNATAEEGTQIRLISTSNQTIQTTRTDANGVARLTGLKKLGEKYNFQFITAQKNDDFSYIHLAQNGISTYGFDTDGIYPTAGNYQSFIYPERNLYRPDEKISFKAIIRNWEDWQSVGQIPVKWKIIMPNGRSLVEKQNRLSEEGTFAATIPLPSTSVTGSYTIEVYTSNDVLLASRNINVEEFMPQRIKVESKLNEESVKSGQAINLEATATNLFGPPAADRNYEVRLTYDKKAFQSKDAKYQDYNFFLNIGDNQMPSYEDYENTGETDLQGKISESVKVPETFQNIGLMQGTFYTTVFDETGRPVGSRKSFDIITQPYFLGVKGLDYYWIGLNQPLNFPLIALDYDGKAIPANAKVQVIRYQWYTALERRYDDHYSYVSKYKEIVEYDNEMKINPSGTSITFTPKHSARYEVRVSLPNAETYVSTSFYAYYYGSTSNSSFQVDKAGQIDITLNKKKYNAGETAKVLFKAPFSGRMLVTLEKDNVITHKYIDVQNRSASMDIPITDEHLPNVYVSATLIRPLTNNDVPLTVAHGYIPIAVENESKHKIELEITAPERIRSSQKQMITVKTGKPMQDVEVTIAAVDEGILLIKNFQTPDPYNYFFQKRALGVQAFDMYERLYPEFKANIQNFGADGYDLANRTNPMANKRVKPVSFWSGTLKTNSKGEVNYEIDVPQFSGDLRIMAVAVQGSKFGSATANMKVADPIVISAGLPRFLSPKDKITMPVTMSNTTDKVAQATVTLKTKGAVSPNGNTTQTVTIQPNSEAKVNFKINAIEAVGTAEIDVEVAALGEKFNQTTDITVRPFTSLLKESDAGSVEGGKSKTLSFKHEYVPTSADAKLVVSKSPMVQFVKSLDYLVRYPYGCVEQTTSSAFPQLYVKDVAESIGKSLSYDLKPEENIRFAIAKLQSMQLYEGGLSYWQGGHEASWWGTVYAVHFLTEAKKAGYEVSDDVLDKAYDYLMTKIKSKDTERLYYYNINGQLTSRPIANKSIFYSMYILASAGKQDVATMNYYKANKHLLAIDSRYLLASTYKLLGDKASYDAVLPPSFSGEKSQQSLGGNFYSYIRDQAISLNVMLEQDPKNPQIGTLAKQLSEQYRAAKYLNTQEHAFTFLALGKLARKANNSNITAQISAGGSNLSAYENGTVILTKNQVLNKEITIQTSGEGDLYYFWEKEGISLKGDYIQEDKNIRVRRTYLDKKGNEITGKVKQNQLVVVRIEVISTSVDVIENVVITDMLPAGLEIENPRLGGAQQFDWIKNASSPEHFDFRDDRVNIFTDVRKKKTQYYYYQTRAVSEGTYKVGLISADAMYDASYHSYHGVGTLVVE from the coding sequence ATGAATCCATCATTTAACAAATCCTACAAATCTATTCTTCCAATAATGGGAATAGTTTTTCTGCTTTGGCTTGTTTCCTGTGCCACAACAGAAAAATTACAAGTAATTGACCAAAATTTTGGAGAGCAAATCGCACTTCAACAAAACCTTACTTTTACATTCAATCAAGCTATTGCAAAACCTGAGCAATTAGATGTTTGGCAAGAAATTGAATATTTGGATATTAATCCGAAAGTAAAAGGGAAATTCAAATGGACAAGTCCTACAATGCTTATTTTTTCTCCTGATGAAGGATTTGCTCCAAATACAAAATATCAAGTTAAGCTCACTCAAAATATAATTGCCGAACTGACAAAAAAGAATATTGAGATTGATAAAGACAAAAAGTTTGAATTTCATACTCCTTATCTTGACCTTTCGACAGCACAAGCCTATTGGAGTGCAGATGCAAATGGTTCACCAGAGCTTCTTCTGAATTTACTTTTCAACTACGACATCAATCCTAGTGCTTTAAATAGCTTACTTTCACTTTCTACTTTAGGAGTTTCTGAAACAGGAAATGGAACAGTAGCAAATTATACATTGAAAAGTAATGAAGTAGGAAAAAATGTTCGTTTGGTTATAAAACCAAATACAAGCGACAGCAAAGAACTAGCAGGAAAAACAATTTCTATCAACATTAAAGAAGGCTTGAAAATGACAAAAGGGGATGGAATTGCTCCTCAAATGTCATTCAAAACAGATATTCCAGATCCACAGACTTTCGAAGTAACCCAAGTAACTTCATATAAAATGAATGGCAAAACGATTGTTAGAGTTTTGACGAATCAAAGTGTGACACAGAATGAAGCACAGATTAAAGACCTTATTTCTATTAATCCACAGTTACGTACAGAAATAGAAAAAACCGATGCAGGATTCTTAGTAAAAGCAGACTTTAAAGACGAAACAAATTATCAACTTACTATCGATCAAGAGTTAAAAGGTGTTTTTGGTACAAAACTAACAGCCGAATATCAACATGTTTTACTTTTTGGAGGAGCAGAAAAAACAATTTCTTTTTCAGATGGAAAAGCAGCTTATCTGACTTCAAAAGGAGAGCGAAATATTGGTGTAAATATTTATGGTTTTGAGAAGGTAGAACTAGAAGTATATAAAATCTATGAAAATAATATTCAACATTTTTTGAGAGAGATGGTCGGATCATATAATTACGACCAAATGGATGAGTATTATTATGGAAATGGAGAAAACGATTATGGAGATGTTATTTTGAAAAAAGAAATGAAAATGACTGATTTCAAAAAAGCAGGAAGTAGTTATGCAATTGATATGCGTGAGATAGTAGCTGCTGATAACCGTCCGTTTGAAGGAATTTATTATGTGGTTGTGCGCTCGCCTGATGACCGTTGGATAAAAGACCGTCAGATTGTTTGTGTATCTGATTTGGGTTTTATTGTTCGTAGAAGTGAAGATGAAATTATGGTTTTTGCTAATTCAATTATGAATGCAACAGCAGAAGAAGGAACTCAAATTCGTTTAATCAGTACAAGTAATCAAACTATTCAAACTACAAGAACTGATGCAAACGGAGTTGCAAGACTAACAGGATTGAAGAAGTTAGGCGAAAAATATAATTTTCAATTTATCACAGCACAAAAAAATGATGATTTTAGTTATATTCATTTAGCTCAAAATGGAATTTCTACCTACGGTTTTGATACAGATGGAATTTATCCAACAGCAGGAAATTATCAATCCTTTATCTATCCTGAAAGAAATTTATATCGTCCAGATGAGAAAATCAGCTTTAAAGCCATTATCAGAAATTGGGAAGACTGGCAAAGTGTCGGACAAATTCCTGTAAAATGGAAAATCATTATGCCAAATGGTAGAAGTTTGGTAGAAAAACAAAATCGTCTTTCAGAAGAAGGAACTTTTGCAGCTACGATTCCACTTCCTAGCACAAGTGTAACGGGAAGTTATACAATTGAAGTTTATACCTCAAATGATGTTTTGTTAGCTTCAAGAAATATAAATGTAGAAGAGTTTATGCCACAGCGCATAAAAGTAGAATCCAAACTAAATGAAGAATCTGTAAAAAGTGGACAAGCTATCAACTTAGAAGCAACGGCAACAAATCTTTTTGGTCCTCCAGCAGCAGACCGAAATTATGAAGTGCGTTTGACGTATGATAAAAAAGCCTTTCAATCTAAAGATGCTAAATATCAAGATTATAATTTCTTCTTAAACATTGGAGATAATCAAATGCCATCTTATGAAGATTATGAAAATACTGGTGAAACTGATTTACAAGGAAAAATAAGTGAAAGTGTAAAAGTTCCAGAAACTTTCCAAAATATTGGATTGATGCAAGGAACATTTTACACAACTGTTTTCGATGAAACAGGTCGCCCTGTTGGCTCTAGAAAAAGTTTTGATATTATTACGCAGCCTTACTTCTTAGGTGTAAAAGGCTTAGATTATTATTGGATTGGTCTAAACCAACCTCTTAATTTTCCTTTGATTGCTCTTGATTATGATGGAAAAGCTATTCCTGCAAATGCCAAAGTACAAGTGATTCGTTACCAATGGTATACAGCTTTAGAGAGAAGATACGACGACCATTATAGCTATGTTTCGAAGTATAAAGAAATAGTTGAGTATGATAATGAAATGAAAATCAATCCTTCTGGCACTTCTATAACTTTTACTCCAAAACATTCGGCTCGTTATGAAGTGCGTGTTTCTCTTCCAAATGCTGAAACTTATGTTTCTACTAGTTTTTATGCTTATTATTATGGTTCTACTTCAAACTCTTCTTTCCAAGTTGATAAAGCAGGACAAATTGATATTACACTTAATAAGAAAAAATACAATGCAGGAGAAACAGCAAAAGTGCTTTTCAAAGCTCCTTTTTCAGGTAGAATGTTAGTTACTTTAGAAAAAGACAATGTAATTACTCACAAATATATTGATGTTCAAAACCGTTCGGCTTCAATGGACATTCCAATTACAGACGAGCATTTGCCAAATGTTTATGTTAGTGCGACACTGATTCGTCCACTTACTAATAATGATGTTCCTCTGACAGTTGCTCACGGTTACATTCCTATTGCAGTAGAAAATGAATCAAAACACAAAATTGAGTTAGAAATTACTGCGCCTGAGCGTATTCGTTCTTCTCAAAAACAAATGATTACGGTCAAGACAGGAAAGCCAATGCAAGATGTAGAAGTTACGATTGCAGCCGTTGATGAAGGAATTTTATTAATTAAAAACTTCCAAACTCCTGACCCTTACAATTATTTCTTCCAAAAAAGAGCATTAGGTGTACAGGCATTTGATATGTACGAACGTTTGTATCCAGAATTTAAAGCAAATATTCAGAACTTTGGTGCAGATGGTTATGATTTGGCAAACCGTACTAATCCGATGGCAAACAAACGAGTAAAACCTGTTTCTTTTTGGTCTGGAACATTAAAAACCAACTCAAAAGGTGAAGTCAATTATGAAATTGATGTACCTCAATTTTCAGGAGATTTGAGAATTATGGCTGTCGCTGTACAAGGTTCAAAATTTGGTTCTGCAACAGCAAATATGAAAGTGGCTGACCCAATTGTAATTTCGGCAGGTTTACCAAGGTTTTTGAGTCCAAAAGATAAAATTACAATGCCTGTTACGATGAGCAACACGACCGATAAAGTAGCACAAGCAACTGTTACTCTCAAAACAAAGGGAGCAGTTTCACCAAACGGAAATACTACACAAACCGTTACTATTCAACCAAACAGTGAAGCAAAGGTAAACTTCAAAATCAATGCAATTGAAGCAGTAGGTACAGCAGAAATTGATGTAGAGGTAGCAGCTTTAGGCGAAAAATTCAATCAAACTACAGATATTACTGTTCGTCCATTTACGTCTCTCTTGAAAGAATCAGATGCAGGAAGTGTAGAAGGTGGAAAAAGCAAAACACTTAGTTTCAAACACGAATATGTACCAACTTCGGCAGATGCAAAATTGGTCGTTAGTAAATCTCCGATGGTTCAATTTGTTAAGTCTTTGGATTATTTGGTGCGTTATCCGTATGGTTGTGTTGAGCAAACGACTTCTAGTGCATTCCCTCAACTTTATGTAAAAGATGTGGCTGAATCTATAGGAAAATCTCTTAGTTACGACCTTAAGCCTGAAGAAAATATCCGTTTTGCGATTGCAAAATTACAGTCTATGCAACTTTATGAAGGAGGCTTAAGCTACTGGCAAGGTGGACATGAAGCAAGTTGGTGGGGAACTGTCTATGCTGTTCATTTCTTGACAGAAGCCAAAAAAGCAGGTTATGAAGTAAGTGATGATGTTTTAGATAAGGCTTATGATTATCTAATGACAAAAATCAAAAGTAAGGATACTGAGCGTCTGTATTATTATAATATAAACGGACAGCTCACTTCAAGACCAATTGCCAACAAATCTATTTTCTATTCTATGTATATTTTGGCTTCGGCAGGAAAACAAGATGTAGCAACAATGAATTATTACAAAGCAAATAAGCATTTATTAGCGATTGATTCTCGTTATTTGTTAGCTTCTACCTATAAATTATTGGGTGATAAGGCGAGTTATGATGCTGTTTTGCCTCCCTCTTTTTCGGGTGAAAAATCACAACAATCTCTAGGTGGAAATTTCTATTCGTATATACGTGACCAAGCTATTTCTTTGAATGTTATGTTAGAACAAGACCCAAAAAACCCACAAATTGGGACACTTGCCAAACAGCTTTCAGAACAGTATAGAGCTGCAAAATACTTAAATACACAAGAACATGCATTTACATTTTTAGCTTTAGGAAAATTAGCACGTAAAGCAAATAATAGTAATATTACAGCACAAATTTCGGCTGGTGGTTCGAATCTTTCTGCTTATGAAAATGGTACAGTTATTCTTACTAAGAATCAGGTTTTGAATAAAGAAATTACTATTCAAACTTCTGGAGAAGGTGATCTGTATTATTTCTGGGAAAAAGAAGGAATCAGCCTAAAAGGCGACTATATACAAGAAGATAAAAATATTCGTGTTCGTCGTACTTATTTGGATAAAAAAGGAAATGAAATTACTGGAAAAGTTAAGCAAAATCAACTTGTTGTTGTTCGTATTGAAGTAATTTCTACTTCGGTAGATGTTATCGAAAATGTAGTTATTACAGATATGCTTCCTGCTGGTTTGGAAATTGAAAATCCAAGATTAGGAGGAGCACAACAATTTGATTGGATAAAAAATGCTTCTTCACCAGAACATTTTGATTTCAGAGATGATAGAGTAAATATTTTTACTGATGTTAGAAAGAAGAAAACGCAATACTATTATTATCAAACTCGTGCCGTTTCGGAAGGAACATATAAAGTCGGTTTAATCAGTGCTGATGCAATGTATGATGCTTCTTATCATTCGTATCATGGAGTTGGTACTTTGGTAGTAGAGTAG